The Helianthus annuus cultivar XRQ/B chromosome 16, HanXRQr2.0-SUNRISE, whole genome shotgun sequence genome includes a window with the following:
- the LOC110916518 gene encoding uncharacterized protein LOC110916518 codes for MATTSHVSLFLLLALVSLTPSTSASRNLSLNLHQLLQLLGFPPGLIPDPVESFTIAPAGLFPPTFSFTVNFKEPCYVQYVYLNYFAPVFTGKITYGKITGMVGHKDQLPSTGEWTDMYDVTVAGDKLLFTFATANISYDRALFEEVKTCTYGPLLDNHSNQLISQLPISAE; via the exons atggCAACTACTTCTCACGTGTCTCTCTTCCTACTCCTCGCCCTTGTCTCACTCACACCTTCCACATCTGCATCCCGAAACTTAAGCTTAAACTTACACCAACTTCTCCAACTCCTTGGATTTCCGCCCGGCCTTATACCTGATCCCGTCGAATCTTTCACTATAGCCCCCGCAGGACTTTTTCCACCCACCTTCAGCTTCACCGTCAACTTTAAGGAACCATGTTACGTACAGTACGTATACCTCAATTACTTCGCCCCGGTGTTTACCGGAAAGATCACCTACGGTAAAATTACCGGGATGGTAGGCCATAAGGATCAACTCCCGTCTACAGGCGAATGGACAGATATGTACGACGTCACAGTGGCTGGCGACAAGCTCTTGTTCACATTTGCGACTGCAAATATATCGTACGATAGAGCGCTGTTTGAGGAGGTTAAGACTTGCACATATGGTCCTCTTCTTGATAATCACTCTAACCAACTCATCTCTCAG CTTCCAATCAGTGCAGAATAA